GCCCGCGACCGCCATGAGCTGGGTCAGGTCTCCGATATCGAGCTGCTGGAATTCGAGACCCGCTACCAGGAGGTGCGCGAAGCCCGCTTCGCCGCCCAGGCGCGGCAGCGGGTGAGCCGCGTGCAACTGGCCGAGGCCCTGGGCCGTCCCGGCGCCATGCCCTCGGTGCTGATCGAACCGGATCTGTCCGCCGTGCTCGCGCGCGCCCAGCCCGAGGTTACCGCCATGATGGCAGAGGTCGCCGCCGACAGCCCGGAGCTGCGTGCCCTGCGCATCGAACTGGCGGCCGCCGAGGCCCGTCGCGAGGCGGCCATGGCGCAGAACCGGCCGGTGCTGAGTGGCCGGATAGGTAGCTATCGCTACAGCCGGGACTTCGGCTCGCGCGATCGCTGGCGCGCGGGCATCATTCTGGAATGGCCCTTCCATGACGGTGGGCGGCGCCAGGCGGCGACTGCCGCCGCGCAGGCCGAGCGCGACCGGCTGGCAGCCGAGCTGCGTGCCCGGGAAAGCGCCTTGCGATCGCGGGTGGCGGAACTGGTCGAGCGGCTTGCGGTATTGCGCGCGGCGCGGGATGCCGCCCGTACCCGCAGCGATTATCGCGAGTTGTATCTCGACCGCAGTCGGGCCCTGTACGAAATGGAAGTCGCCACGGATCTGGGCGACGCCATGGTGCTGTCCACCGAGGCGCGGCTGCGCCAGGCCGAGGCCGACTATGCCTACTGGCTGGCCTGGGCCGAACTGGATGCCCTGCGCGGGCGACTGGGCGAGGAACCCTGACATGAGGCAGGCGAGCATGAAATGGATCGTGGCCTGGACATGGTGGTTGCTGGCCGGGCCGGCACTGGCGGAGCGCTGGAGCGGGCGGCTGGCCTGGGTCGACATCACCCGCCTGTCGACCGGGGTCTCGGGCATGGTCGTGGCGGTTTCGGCGCGGCCGGGCGACCGGGTTGCCGAGGGCCAGTCGCTGCTGAAACTGGACCAGTCGGCC
This genomic stretch from Thiohalobacter sp. harbors:
- a CDS encoding TolC family protein; this translates as MSVPRLLPGVMALVSALFAHAAPDTLPEPLTLRAALAALVPDHPDLARADAESALARAERDAAEARYGLSATLEAEARYIDPSPLAPDPDHNDSRAGLELRRRFYDFGRTAALHAAGEALVGSRAERARAAWQARRLDVMARFFDVLLADLAFRVQDEAMAIAYVRLDRARDRHELGQVSDIELLEFETRYQEVREARFAAQARQRVSRVQLAEALGRPGAMPSVLIEPDLSAVLARAQPEVTAMMAEVAADSPELRALRIELAAAEARREAAMAQNRPVLSGRIGSYRYSRDFGSRDRWRAGIILEWPFHDGGRRQAATAAAQAERDRLAAELRARESALRSRVAELVERLAVLRAARDAARTRSDYRELYLDRSRALYEMEVATDLGDAMVLSTEARLRQAEADYAYWLAWAELDALRGRLGEEP